In Saccharothrix syringae, the following are encoded in one genomic region:
- a CDS encoding MFS transporter encodes MAGSLHILAIRPLAEGRAGGEARPVTRSRQNWAWAVAGVAFVALVGAAAFRATPGALIEPLRREFGWSTGTIGFAVSVNLLLFGLTAPFAAALMERFGVRRVVASALTLVAVGSGLTVFITSSWQLVLCWGVLVGLGTGSMALAFVATITGRWFVKHRGLVTGVLTAGGATGQLVFLPGVAALSESSGWRSASLLVSAAALAVVPLVLFLLREHPADLGVPPYGGTEVVPVPVPARGAARRAVGALTAAARTGPFWYLAAGFAICGATTNGLVGTHFIPAAHDHGMPTTTAAGLLALVGVFDIVGTVLSGWLTDRVDSRVLLAVYYALRGASLLVLPQLFHDSVHPSMLVFIVFYGLDWVATVPPTVALCREVFGASAPVVFGWVFASHQVGAAIAATAAGLTRDHFGDYAPTWYAAGVLSITAALLSMKVRARRGVAPELAPA; translated from the coding sequence ATGGCCGGATCTTTGCACATATTGGCTATCCGGCCACTGGCCGAGGGCCGCGCGGGCGGGGAGGCTCGCCCCGTGACGCGAAGCAGGCAGAACTGGGCGTGGGCGGTGGCGGGCGTGGCGTTCGTCGCGCTCGTCGGCGCGGCGGCGTTCCGGGCGACCCCGGGCGCCCTCATCGAACCCCTCCGGCGGGAGTTCGGCTGGTCCACCGGCACCATCGGGTTCGCCGTGTCGGTCAACCTGCTGCTGTTCGGCCTGACCGCGCCGTTCGCCGCCGCGCTGATGGAGCGCTTCGGCGTGCGCCGGGTGGTGGCCTCGGCGCTGACCCTGGTCGCGGTGGGCAGCGGGCTGACCGTGTTCATCACCTCGTCGTGGCAGCTCGTGCTGTGCTGGGGCGTGCTGGTCGGCCTGGGCACGGGCTCGATGGCGCTGGCGTTCGTCGCCACCATCACCGGCCGGTGGTTCGTCAAGCACCGCGGCCTGGTCACCGGCGTGCTCACCGCGGGCGGCGCGACGGGGCAGCTGGTGTTCCTGCCCGGCGTGGCCGCGCTGTCGGAGTCGTCGGGCTGGCGCTCGGCGTCGCTGCTGGTGTCCGCGGCGGCCCTGGCCGTGGTGCCGCTGGTGCTGTTCCTCCTCCGCGAGCACCCGGCCGACCTGGGCGTGCCGCCGTACGGGGGCACCGAGGTGGTGCCCGTGCCGGTCCCCGCCCGGGGCGCGGCGCGGCGGGCCGTCGGCGCGCTGACCGCCGCCGCCCGCACCGGCCCGTTCTGGTACCTGGCCGCCGGTTTCGCCATCTGCGGCGCCACCACCAACGGCCTGGTCGGCACGCACTTCATCCCCGCCGCGCACGACCACGGCATGCCCACCACCACCGCGGCGGGCCTGCTCGCGCTGGTGGGCGTGTTCGACATCGTCGGCACCGTGCTGTCGGGCTGGCTGACCGACCGCGTCGACTCGCGGGTGCTGCTCGCCGTGTACTACGCGCTGCGCGGCGCGTCGCTGCTGGTGCTGCCGCAGCTGTTCCACGACTCGGTGCACCCGTCGATGCTGGTGTTCATCGTCTTCTACGGCCTGGACTGGGTGGCGACCGTGCCGCCGACCGTCGCGCTGTGCCGGGAGGTGTTCGGCGCGTCCGCGCCCGTGGTGTTCGGCTGGGTCTTCGCCTCGCACCAGGTCGGCGCCGCGATCGCGGCCACCGCGGCGGGCCTGACCCGCGACCACTTCGGCGACTACGCGCCCACCTGGTACGCCGCCGGCGTGCTGAGCATCACCGCGGCGCTGTTGTCCATGAAGGTGCGCGCCAGGCGGGGGGTCGCGCCCGAACTCGCCCCGGCGTGA
- the orn gene encoding oligoribonuclease, whose translation MMDRLVWIDCEMTGLDLGKDALIEIAALVTDAELNVLGEGVDVVIHADDTVLDSMPDVVMQMHAKSGLTEEVRRSAVTLADAEALVLDYVKQWVPDPRTAPLAGNSIATDRGFIARDMPVLDAHLHYRMVDVSSIKELCRRWYPRIYYAQPGKGLAHRALADIRESIRELAYYRRTAFVPQPGPTSEQAQAVASELLAADRVE comes from the coding sequence GTGATGGATCGCCTGGTGTGGATCGACTGCGAGATGACCGGACTCGACCTCGGCAAGGACGCCCTGATCGAGATCGCGGCACTGGTGACCGACGCGGAGCTGAACGTGCTCGGCGAGGGGGTCGACGTGGTGATCCACGCCGACGACACCGTGCTCGACTCGATGCCGGACGTCGTGATGCAGATGCACGCCAAGTCGGGGCTCACCGAGGAGGTGCGGCGGTCGGCGGTGACGCTGGCCGACGCCGAGGCCCTGGTGCTCGACTACGTCAAGCAGTGGGTGCCGGACCCGCGCACCGCGCCGCTGGCGGGCAACTCCATCGCCACCGACCGCGGGTTCATCGCCCGCGACATGCCCGTGCTCGACGCGCACCTGCACTACCGGATGGTCGACGTGTCGTCGATCAAGGAGCTGTGCCGGCGCTGGTACCCGCGCATCTACTACGCGCAGCCGGGCAAGGGCCTGGCGCACCGCGCGCTCGCCGACATCCGCGAGTCCATCCGGGAGCTCGCGTACTACCGGCGCACCGCGTTCGTGCCGCAGCCGGGGCCCACCTCGGAGCAGGCGCAGGCCGTGGCCAGCGAACTCCTGGCCGCCGACCGCGTGGAATAG
- a CDS encoding GlxA family transcriptional regulator — MDVRHLVAVLALDDVVGFDLGTPPQIFNAARDERERRFYRVRVCTPGARPVRSSAGFTVTPDHGLEVLAEADTVVVAGVHQDALLERGVLEAPVRDALRAAAERGARVMSICTGAFALAAAGLLDGRRATTHWAHAANFRRLFPRVDLDPDVLFVDEGDVLTSAGVGAGIDLCLHVVRHDLGSRIANMAARRCVVPPWRPGGQSQYIVRPVPGPTDTSTAPTRAWALEHLEEPLSLKVLADHARMSVRTFTRRFHEETGMTAVKWLHRQRVERARHLLETTDLSVDRVARHAGFGTAAALRQQMGAALGVPPSAYRTAFRSADRVRPGGEPVAAG, encoded by the coding sequence ATGGATGTCCGCCACCTGGTCGCCGTGCTGGCGCTGGACGACGTCGTGGGCTTCGACCTCGGCACCCCGCCGCAGATCTTCAACGCGGCGCGGGACGAGCGGGAGCGGCGCTTCTACCGGGTCCGGGTGTGCACGCCCGGCGCCCGCCCGGTCCGCAGCTCGGCCGGGTTCACCGTCACCCCGGACCACGGCCTGGAGGTGCTGGCCGAGGCCGACACGGTCGTCGTGGCCGGCGTGCACCAGGACGCGCTGCTGGAGCGCGGCGTGCTCGAAGCCCCGGTGCGCGACGCCCTGCGCGCGGCGGCGGAGCGGGGCGCGCGGGTGATGTCGATCTGCACGGGCGCCTTCGCGCTGGCCGCCGCCGGCCTGCTGGACGGCCGCCGCGCCACCACGCACTGGGCCCACGCCGCCAACTTCCGCCGCCTGTTCCCGCGGGTGGACCTCGACCCGGACGTGCTGTTCGTCGACGAGGGCGACGTGCTCACCTCGGCCGGCGTCGGCGCGGGCATCGACCTGTGCCTGCACGTGGTGCGCCACGACCTCGGCAGCCGCATCGCCAACATGGCCGCCCGCCGCTGCGTGGTGCCGCCGTGGCGGCCCGGCGGGCAGTCCCAGTACATCGTCCGCCCGGTGCCGGGGCCGACCGACACCTCCACCGCGCCCACCCGCGCGTGGGCGCTGGAGCACCTGGAGGAGCCGCTGAGCCTGAAGGTGCTGGCCGACCACGCCCGGATGAGCGTGCGCACGTTCACCCGCCGGTTCCACGAGGAGACCGGGATGACCGCGGTCAAGTGGCTCCACCGGCAGCGCGTGGAACGGGCGCGCCACCTGCTGGAGACCACGGACCTCAGCGTCGACCGGGTGGCCAGGCACGCCGGGTTCGGCACGGCCGCCGCGCTGCGGCAGCAGATGGGCGCCGCCCTCGGCGTGCCGCCCAGCGCCTACCGGACCGCGTTCCGCTCGGCCGACCGGGTCCGGCCGGGCGGCGAACCGGTGGCCGCGGGCTAG
- a CDS encoding LuxR family transcriptional regulator: MTIPGRPAADQRITAVADLREARLALDEGRPGDALELAEKAVAAFSWLDDAEGVAYGVLTQSVALGKRGLLPAALDAIDHVRRIAAANRHVGLQAWCGFSQAVVERRIDSPERSLHSLARALGLAELAKDAELIGSVLFEQAGVLRAQHHEHRAPRWAADGRCPDPGGAGPGWSGADRSGAERADGEPCARELRRAEALCAQVRDRWRHLDQPVRMARLNLLLAHVRLDLGEVERALRSCQRADQLLDGQDRPVLRAELLMARARVSCARGRHGDQLRLLAQAAELAAGAVAREVAVRAHGALSSAHERLGRLAEALHHARCQLEQYRLWELQQGRDLLRMRELDPSARLVEQLVDDAPGWRREDGRAREARSSLRGSATAERDNRRVARALRAGLTKRGIEVLRRVAGGASTSAIATDLALSPKTVQNHLQRIYRTIGVRDRAGAAVWWLDLGGEVPPG, encoded by the coding sequence ATGACCATTCCCGGCCGGCCGGCGGCGGACCAGCGGATCACCGCGGTGGCCGACCTGCGCGAGGCGCGCCTGGCGCTGGACGAGGGCCGACCCGGTGACGCGCTGGAGCTCGCCGAGAAGGCGGTGGCCGCGTTCTCCTGGCTCGACGACGCCGAGGGCGTCGCCTACGGCGTGCTCACCCAGTCGGTCGCCCTGGGCAAGCGCGGCCTGCTGCCCGCCGCCCTGGACGCCATCGACCACGTGCGGCGGATCGCGGCGGCCAACCGGCACGTGGGGCTGCAGGCGTGGTGCGGGTTCTCGCAGGCCGTGGTCGAGCGGCGGATCGACTCGCCCGAGCGGTCGCTGCACTCGCTGGCGCGGGCGCTGGGCCTGGCCGAGCTGGCCAAGGACGCCGAGCTGATCGGCTCGGTGCTGTTCGAGCAGGCCGGCGTGCTGCGCGCGCAGCACCACGAGCACCGCGCGCCCCGGTGGGCCGCGGACGGGCGCTGCCCCGACCCGGGGGGCGCGGGGCCCGGGTGGTCCGGCGCCGACCGGTCCGGTGCGGAGCGCGCCGACGGCGAGCCGTGCGCGCGCGAGCTGCGCCGGGCCGAGGCGCTGTGCGCGCAGGTGCGCGACCGGTGGCGGCACCTGGACCAGCCGGTGCGCATGGCGCGGCTGAACCTGCTGCTCGCGCACGTGCGGCTGGACCTGGGCGAGGTGGAACGCGCGCTGCGGTCGTGCCAGCGGGCCGACCAGCTGCTCGACGGGCAGGACCGGCCGGTGCTGCGGGCCGAGCTGCTGATGGCGCGGGCCCGGGTCAGCTGCGCCCGCGGCAGGCACGGCGACCAGCTCCGGCTGCTCGCCCAGGCCGCCGAGCTGGCCGCGGGCGCGGTGGCGCGGGAGGTCGCGGTGCGGGCGCACGGCGCGCTCAGCTCGGCCCACGAACGCCTCGGCCGGCTCGCCGAGGCCCTGCACCACGCCCGCTGCCAGCTGGAGCAGTACCGGCTGTGGGAGCTGCAGCAGGGCCGCGACCTGCTGCGGATGCGGGAGCTCGACCCGTCCGCGCGGCTGGTGGAGCAGCTGGTCGACGACGCGCCCGGGTGGCGCCGGGAGGACGGCCGGGCCCGGGAGGCGCGGTCGTCGCTGCGCGGCTCCGCCACCGCCGAGCGGGACAACCGGCGGGTCGCGCGGGCGCTGCGGGCGGGCCTGACCAAGCGGGGCATCGAGGTGCTGCGGCGGGTGGCGGGCGGCGCGAGCACCAGCGCGATCGCGACCGACCTGGCGCTGTCGCCCAAGACCGTGCAGAACCACCTCCAGCGCATCTACCGGACCATCGGCGTGCGCGACCGGGCCGGTGCGGCGGTGTGGTGGCTCGACCTGGGCGGCGAGGTCCCGCCGGGGTGA
- a CDS encoding ABC-F family ATP-binding cassette domain-containing protein has translation MSATLVAKGLAAGHGDRVLFSDLDLVVAPGDVIGLVGANGAGKSTLLRTLAGLLPAEGGVIRLSPTTATIGHLPQEPDRRPGESVRAFLARRTGVAAAQAELDRATEALAAGTDEGYSEALERWLGLGGADLEERSAEVAADLGLAVSLDQPMTSLSGGQAARVGLASLLLSRYDVFLLDEPTNDLDLDGLERLERFVTGLRAGTVLVSHDREFLARTVNRVVELDLAQQQVRSYGGGYEAYLEEREVARRHAREEYEEYAATRASLEDRARTQRAWMEKGVKNARRKAPDNDKIGRKFRTEATEKQAAKARQTERLIERLETVEEPRKEWELRMEIAAAPRSGAVVAVLRSAVVRRGGFVLGPVDLQVDWADRIAITGANGAGKSTLLAALLGRVAPESGSASLGSGVVVGEVDQARGLFLGEEALVDAFGAAVPDMAPADVRTLLAKFGLKAAHVLRPAASLSPGERTRAALALLQARGVNLLVLDEPTNHLDLPAIEQLESALESYRGTLLLVTHDRRMLDAVRTTRRLEVAAGRVTDVG, from the coding sequence GTGAGCGCCACACTCGTCGCGAAGGGGCTCGCCGCCGGGCACGGCGACCGGGTCCTGTTCTCCGACCTAGACCTCGTGGTCGCGCCCGGCGACGTGATCGGCCTGGTCGGGGCGAACGGCGCGGGCAAGTCCACGCTGCTGCGCACGCTGGCCGGGCTGCTGCCCGCCGAGGGCGGTGTGATCCGCCTCTCCCCCACCACGGCGACCATCGGGCACCTGCCGCAGGAGCCGGACCGGCGGCCGGGCGAGTCGGTGCGCGCGTTCCTGGCCCGCCGCACCGGCGTGGCGGCCGCGCAGGCGGAGCTGGACCGGGCCACCGAGGCGCTGGCCGCGGGCACCGACGAGGGCTACTCCGAGGCGCTGGAGCGGTGGCTCGGGCTCGGCGGCGCCGACCTGGAGGAGCGCTCCGCGGAGGTGGCCGCCGACCTGGGCCTGGCCGTGTCGCTGGACCAGCCGATGACCTCCCTGTCCGGCGGCCAGGCGGCCCGCGTCGGCCTGGCCTCGCTGCTGCTCAGCCGCTACGACGTGTTCCTGCTCGACGAGCCCACCAACGACCTGGACCTGGACGGCCTGGAGCGGCTGGAGCGGTTCGTGACCGGGCTGCGGGCCGGGACCGTGCTGGTGTCGCACGACCGGGAGTTCCTGGCGCGCACGGTGAACCGCGTGGTGGAGCTGGACCTGGCGCAGCAGCAGGTGCGCTCCTACGGCGGCGGCTACGAGGCGTACCTGGAGGAGCGCGAGGTCGCCCGCAGGCACGCCCGCGAGGAGTACGAGGAGTACGCGGCCACGCGCGCGTCGCTGGAGGACCGGGCCCGCACGCAGCGGGCGTGGATGGAGAAGGGCGTGAAGAACGCCCGCCGCAAGGCGCCGGACAACGACAAGATCGGGCGCAAGTTCCGCACCGAGGCGACCGAGAAGCAGGCCGCCAAGGCGCGGCAGACGGAGCGGCTGATCGAGCGGCTGGAGACCGTGGAGGAGCCCCGCAAGGAGTGGGAGCTGCGGATGGAGATCGCCGCGGCGCCGCGCTCGGGCGCGGTGGTGGCGGTGCTGCGGTCGGCCGTGGTGCGGCGCGGCGGGTTCGTGCTCGGACCGGTCGACCTCCAGGTCGACTGGGCGGACCGGATCGCCATCACCGGCGCGAACGGCGCGGGCAAGTCGACCCTGCTGGCCGCGCTGCTCGGGCGGGTGGCGCCGGAGTCCGGCTCGGCGTCGCTGGGTTCGGGCGTGGTGGTGGGCGAGGTCGACCAGGCGCGCGGGCTGTTCCTGGGCGAGGAGGCCCTGGTGGACGCGTTCGGCGCGGCCGTGCCGGACATGGCGCCCGCGGACGTGCGGACCCTGCTGGCCAAGTTCGGGCTCAAGGCGGCGCACGTGCTGCGGCCCGCCGCGTCGCTGTCACCCGGCGAGCGGACCCGGGCGGCGCTGGCGCTGCTCCAGGCGCGCGGGGTGAACCTGCTGGTGCTCGACGAGCCGACCAACCACCTGGACCTGCCCGCGATCGAGCAGCTGGAGTCGGCGCTGGAGTCCTACCGCGGGACGCTGCTGCTGGTCACGCACGACCGGCGGATGCTGGACGCGGTGCGCACGACCCGCCGCCTGGAGGTGGCGGCGGGTCGCGTGACCGACGTCGGCTAG
- a CDS encoding L,D-transpeptidase codes for MVTSCSSGPAGDGGAGAAESTSTSSTPPPKPVALSTSTADAAVDVPPGVPVTATAADGKITDVKLTNAEGKVVAGQLSPDGLQWTSTEPLGYDKTYTFAVTGAGADGQSVTKTSTFTTVKPRTLTFLSITPLQDQVVGIGQPLAFYFDEPVADKAAAEAMISITTEPKVEGAFYWFDEDTVHWRPQHFWTPGTKITIDARIYGKHVGNGVYGEEDRHITASIGDAVVHEADGASHQVVTKVNGQVVRTMPTSMGDAQNPTPVGTYVLTEKHDHMVMDSRTYGLSLDAGGYVTPVDWAVRMSNSGIFFHSAPWSVGDQGYRNVSHGCLNLSPENAKWVFDNAKPGDVVVVTNSGGPVLQPWDGFGDWQVPWEQWVKGNR; via the coding sequence TTGGTCACAAGTTGCTCCTCCGGTCCGGCCGGGGACGGGGGTGCCGGGGCGGCCGAGTCCACCTCCACGTCCTCCACCCCGCCGCCCAAGCCGGTGGCGTTGAGCACGTCCACGGCGGACGCGGCGGTCGACGTGCCGCCCGGGGTGCCGGTCACCGCCACGGCGGCGGACGGGAAGATCACCGACGTCAAGCTGACCAACGCCGAGGGCAAGGTCGTCGCCGGGCAGCTGAGCCCCGACGGCCTCCAGTGGACCAGCACCGAACCCCTCGGCTACGACAAGACCTACACCTTCGCGGTGACGGGCGCGGGCGCGGACGGGCAGTCGGTCACCAAGACCTCGACCTTCACCACGGTCAAGCCGCGCACGCTCACCTTCCTCTCCATCACCCCGCTGCAGGACCAGGTGGTTGGCATCGGCCAGCCGCTGGCCTTCTACTTCGACGAGCCGGTCGCCGACAAGGCCGCGGCCGAGGCGATGATCTCCATCACCACCGAGCCGAAGGTGGAGGGCGCCTTCTACTGGTTCGACGAGGACACCGTGCACTGGCGCCCGCAGCACTTCTGGACGCCCGGCACGAAGATCACCATCGACGCCCGGATCTACGGCAAGCACGTCGGCAACGGCGTCTACGGCGAGGAGGACCGGCACATCACCGCCTCCATCGGCGACGCCGTCGTCCACGAGGCCGACGGCGCGAGCCACCAGGTGGTCACCAAGGTCAACGGCCAGGTCGTGCGCACCATGCCGACCTCCATGGGCGACGCGCAGAACCCCACCCCCGTCGGCACCTACGTGCTGACCGAGAAGCACGACCACATGGTGATGGACTCCCGCACCTACGGCCTGTCCCTGGACGCCGGCGGCTACGTCACGCCGGTGGACTGGGCGGTCCGCATGTCCAACAGCGGCATCTTCTTCCACAGCGCGCCGTGGTCGGTGGGTGACCAGGGGTACCGCAACGTCAGCCACGGCTGCCTGAACCTCTCGCCCGAGAACGCCAAGTGGGTGTTCGACAACGCCAAGCCCGGCGACGTCGTGGTGGTCACCAACTCCGGCGGCCCGGTGCTGCAGCCGTGGGACGGGTTCGGCGACTGGCAGGTCCCCTGGGAGCAGTGGGTGAAGGGCAACCGCTAG
- a CDS encoding PH domain-containing protein: protein MSSEVVRLRAPRHQVSRKSITLWTLHALIGWAVLLLPQLVVLVFARSPWQLVAAVATLVLGTAHTLVMPRWRYRVHRWEATPDAVYTLAGWLNQEWRIAPVSRIQTVDTKRGPLQQLLGLSTVTVTTASAAGPVHIEGLDHADAVRLADELTTTTQATPGDAT, encoded by the coding sequence GTGAGCAGCGAAGTCGTGCGCCTGCGGGCGCCGCGGCACCAGGTGAGCCGCAAGTCGATCACCCTCTGGACCCTGCACGCCCTCATCGGCTGGGCGGTGCTGCTGCTGCCGCAGCTGGTCGTGCTGGTCTTCGCCCGGTCGCCGTGGCAGCTGGTCGCCGCGGTGGCGACGCTGGTCCTCGGCACCGCGCACACCCTGGTCATGCCGCGCTGGCGCTACCGGGTCCACCGCTGGGAGGCCACCCCGGACGCGGTCTACACGCTGGCCGGCTGGCTGAACCAGGAGTGGCGCATCGCCCCGGTCTCGCGCATCCAGACCGTGGACACCAAGCGCGGGCCGCTCCAGCAGCTGCTGGGCCTGTCCACGGTCACCGTCACCACCGCCTCGGCCGCGGGCCCGGTGCACATCGAGGGCCTGGACCACGCCGACGCCGTGCGGCTGGCCGACGAGCTGACCACGACCACCCAGGCCACGCCGGGTGATGCCACGTGA
- a CDS encoding AMP-binding protein, with the protein MRRVVGALRALVTLVRAGVVRPMAPGRLLGVLDAYLRWDITPAFGYATGAARHPDRPAIVDDAGSLTFAQVDERTTRLAHGLRDLGVTAGAKVAVLCRNHRGFVETVVACGKIGAHTVLLNTGLSAGQVATVLREQDVSVVVADTEFRDLLTRAPRRVRRVMAWVEGTTRSRTLDQLIAGSPATPLPARPPRGRLVVLTSGTTGAPKGARRPEPASLVPAAALLSRIPLRAGDRFCVPAPLFHTWGLAAFQIGLVLGATLVLRRRFDPGPVLADAREHRCDALFVVPVMLQRVLELPDRPPLPDLRVIASSGSALPPPVARRCLAELGPVLYNLYGSTEVSWVSIARPDELARHPDTAGRPPHGTRLAVLDERGAPVPPGATGRIFVANDMLFDGYTNGGGKEVRDGLMSTGDVGRLDEDGLLFVAGRDDEMIVSGGENVYPREVEDLLAALPGVREVAVVGVPDERFGQRLAAYVVCEEPGRLDADAVREHVRGNLARFSVPREVVFVDALPRNATGKVLKRELG; encoded by the coding sequence GTGAGGCGGGTCGTGGGCGCGCTGCGGGCGCTGGTGACGCTGGTGCGCGCCGGGGTCGTGCGGCCGATGGCCCCGGGCCGGCTGCTCGGCGTGCTGGACGCCTACCTGCGCTGGGACATCACCCCGGCGTTCGGCTACGCCACCGGCGCGGCCCGGCACCCCGACCGGCCGGCGATCGTGGACGACGCGGGGTCGCTGACCTTCGCGCAGGTCGACGAGCGCACCACCCGCCTCGCGCACGGCCTGCGCGACCTGGGCGTGACCGCGGGCGCGAAGGTCGCGGTGCTGTGCCGCAACCACCGCGGCTTCGTCGAGACCGTGGTGGCGTGCGGGAAGATCGGCGCGCACACCGTGCTGCTCAACACCGGCCTGAGCGCCGGCCAGGTCGCGACCGTGCTGCGCGAGCAGGACGTGTCGGTGGTCGTCGCCGACACCGAGTTCCGCGACCTGCTGACCCGCGCGCCGCGCCGGGTGCGCCGGGTGATGGCCTGGGTCGAGGGCACCACCAGGAGCCGCACGCTCGACCAGCTCATCGCCGGCTCACCCGCCACGCCGCTGCCCGCCCGGCCACCGCGCGGCCGGCTGGTCGTGCTGACCTCCGGCACGACCGGCGCGCCCAAGGGCGCCCGGCGGCCCGAGCCGGCCAGCCTCGTGCCCGCCGCCGCGCTGCTCTCGCGCATCCCGCTCCGGGCCGGCGACCGGTTCTGCGTGCCCGCGCCGCTGTTCCACACCTGGGGCCTGGCCGCGTTCCAGATCGGGCTCGTGCTCGGCGCGACCCTGGTGCTGCGCCGCCGGTTCGACCCGGGACCGGTGCTGGCCGACGCCCGCGAGCACCGCTGCGACGCGCTGTTCGTGGTGCCCGTGATGCTGCAACGCGTCCTGGAGCTGCCCGACCGGCCGCCCCTGCCGGACCTGCGCGTGATCGCCTCCAGCGGGTCGGCGCTGCCGCCGCCGGTGGCCCGCCGGTGCCTGGCCGAGCTGGGCCCGGTGCTCTACAACCTCTACGGCTCCACCGAGGTGTCGTGGGTCAGCATCGCCCGCCCCGACGAGCTGGCCCGGCACCCCGACACCGCCGGCCGACCGCCGCACGGCACCCGGCTGGCCGTCCTCGACGAGCGCGGTGCCCCGGTGCCGCCCGGCGCGACCGGCCGCATCTTCGTGGCCAACGACATGCTGTTCGACGGCTACACCAACGGCGGCGGCAAGGAGGTCCGCGACGGCCTGATGTCGACCGGCGACGTGGGCAGGCTCGACGAGGACGGCCTGCTGTTCGTGGCGGGCCGGGACGACGAGATGATCGTCTCCGGCGGCGAGAACGTGTACCCGCGCGAGGTGGAGGACCTGCTCGCGGCCCTGCCCGGGGTGCGCGAGGTGGCCGTGGTCGGCGTGCCCGACGAGCGGTTCGGCCAGCGGCTGGCGGCCTACGTGGTGTGCGAGGAACCGGGCCGGCTGGACGCGGACGCGGTGCGCGAGCACGTCCGCGGCAACCTGGCCAGGTTCTCCGTGCCGCGCGAGGTGGTCTTCGTTGACGCCCTGCCGCGCAACGCCACCGGGAAGGTGCTCAAGCGCGAGCTGGGGTGA
- a CDS encoding PH domain-containing protein yields MVVVRPLNELVNLVPLFVGLLVLGRGETWRLLTSAGVVVLIVLFGLLRWVTTRYRITAEQVELRTGLLVRKRLAVPRDRVRTVDLTAKLGHRLFGLSAIRVGTGQRDQPGEDGLTLDAVSSAEADRLRVLLLTAVRADAPATAPEAERPGTVLSEWDTRWLRYAPLTLSGVVAAGALFGFVVNFARELDLEVLGPMTDAAHWVVEQPLWATVGLFAGVVLVVATLGSALVYVVQFWGYRLTREPDDTVRVRRGLLTTRSVSVDGQRLRGVELVEPLLLRAGRGAHAKTVTTGLGRKGESNLLLPPAPADEAHRVSAAVLRQGAPPTRTPLRRHPAAALRRRLVRAVVPLPVLAAGLAWWAPGWTWPPVLALVPFAALLGWDRYRNLGHALTDRYLVARSGSLVRETVALQRTGVIGWRVSRSFFQRRAGLVTVTATTAAGDGAYSVVDVAEADGLALADAAVPDLLRPFLERG; encoded by the coding sequence ATGGTCGTGGTGCGCCCGCTCAACGAGCTGGTCAACCTCGTGCCGCTGTTCGTCGGCCTGCTGGTGCTCGGCCGCGGTGAGACGTGGCGGCTGCTGACCAGCGCCGGCGTGGTCGTGCTGATCGTGCTGTTCGGCCTGCTGCGGTGGGTCACCACCCGGTACCGGATCACCGCCGAGCAGGTCGAGCTGCGCACCGGCCTGCTGGTGCGCAAGAGGCTGGCGGTGCCGCGCGACCGGGTCCGGACCGTGGACCTCACCGCCAAGCTCGGGCACCGGCTGTTCGGCCTGTCCGCGATCCGGGTCGGCACCGGGCAGCGCGACCAGCCCGGCGAGGACGGCCTGACCCTGGACGCGGTGTCCTCCGCCGAGGCCGACCGGCTGCGCGTGCTGCTGCTGACCGCCGTGCGGGCCGACGCGCCCGCCACCGCGCCCGAGGCCGAGCGGCCGGGCACCGTGCTGTCCGAATGGGACACCCGGTGGCTGCGCTACGCGCCGCTGACGCTCTCGGGCGTGGTCGCGGCCGGTGCGCTGTTCGGCTTCGTGGTGAACTTCGCGCGGGAGCTGGACCTGGAGGTCCTGGGCCCGATGACCGACGCCGCGCACTGGGTGGTGGAGCAGCCGCTGTGGGCGACCGTCGGGCTGTTCGCCGGCGTGGTGCTGGTGGTGGCGACCCTGGGTTCGGCGCTGGTCTACGTCGTGCAGTTCTGGGGCTACCGGCTGACCCGCGAGCCGGACGACACGGTGCGGGTCCGGCGCGGCCTGCTCACCACGCGCTCGGTTTCCGTTGACGGGCAACGGCTGCGCGGCGTGGAGCTGGTCGAGCCGCTGCTGCTGCGGGCGGGTCGGGGCGCGCACGCGAAGACCGTGACCACGGGCCTGGGCCGCAAGGGCGAGAGCAACCTGCTGCTGCCGCCCGCGCCGGCGGACGAGGCGCACCGGGTGTCCGCCGCCGTCCTGCGGCAGGGCGCCCCGCCGACGCGGACCCCGCTGCGCCGCCACCCCGCGGCCGCGCTGCGCCGCAGGCTGGTGCGCGCGGTGGTGCCGCTGCCGGTGCTCGCCGCGGGCCTGGCGTGGTGGGCGCCGGGCTGGACCTGGCCGCCGGTGCTGGCGCTGGTGCCGTTCGCCGCGCTGCTGGGCTGGGACCGGTACCGCAACCTGGGGCACGCGCTGACCGACCGCTACCTGGTGGCCCGCTCGGGCTCGCTGGTCCGCGAGACCGTCGCGCTCCAGCGCACCGGCGTGATCGGCTGGCGGGTGTCCCGCTCGTTCTTCCAGCGCCGCGCGGGCCTGGTCACGGTCACCGCCACCACCGCCGCGGGCGACGGCGCGTACTCCGTGGTGGACGTGGCCGAGGCGGACGGCCTGGCGCTGGCCGACGCGGCAGTGCCGGACCTGCTGCGGCCGTTCCTGGAGCGCGGCTAG